AACCACACATTCCGATGTTTATCAATCACAATGCCATACACGTATGAATTGGCAATGCCGTGGCGATTGTCATAAAAATGATAGTGCCGATTCGCCGGGTCCAGTTCGACCAAGCCCTTTTCACTACCAATCCAAAGACGTTTCGTGACGGTATCTTCCCGTATTACGTTGATATTGAACTGTTTCATGCCCGAATACACCTGCTTCCACTTTCGGTCAGCATACCTAAATCCAAACAATCCCCCAAAATACGCCGACAGCCAAATGGTGGAATCTTTGGCCTGATACACGGAAAAAACATTGCGTTTTTTCAATATTGGCGATTCGGTAAAGGCCTTGGTTTTGGGGTCAAATATTCGCGGCCCCAAGGGAGTCCCCAAGAATAAACGACCGTCGGACAGCTCCAGAATATTGCGAACATAGTTATTCCGCGAAGGGTTTTTATCAAATTGATATAGCTGAAATGTTTCTTTTTTTGCCTCAAACTGCAGCAGGCCTCCGTAGGTACCGAGCCACATTTCATTGTGTTTGTCGCGCAGAAAAGATTTGATAAAATTGACGGAAGGCAGCGTCGGTGAATTTGATTCCGTCAAATAGCGTTTGGTAATTGTTCGGGTTTGGGGATCAAAAACCGTCAGACTCCCCTCCGTCCCGATCCAAATAGTACCGTCGGGAGCCTGTATCATGCAGCGCACCGAGAAATTGTCGAGGCGTTTGGAAAGCGGCAGATTAGGGTCGTCGGTCATTTTACGGAGAATGGAGGCATTGGGAATAATCTTCAGCAGACCGTCGGGGTCTGCGTTGGCCCAAATAATACCGCGATTATCAATGTAAATGCGGGTGATTTCATAATTATCCAAGCTTCTTGGGGTCACATAAGGAAGAGAAACCGGATGCAATGTTTTTTTTACAGGATTAAAATTCCAAAAGCCATTGCGCTGTGTACCAATCCAAAGCCGATGGTCAAGGCCTTCGGCAATGCTGTATACCGCCCCCAAATTTCGGTTGTCGGGCGTTTTATCAACCAGTTGAAATTCCCCGCAAACGGGGTCCAGTCGAATCAATCCCTGCAATGAACCCAGCCAAACGATATTTTTGGCGTCCACATACAGGCAAATGATATTGAGGGGAGCGCCCAATTTGTTTTCAGGGTGGTCACTGAAATAGTAGCAGTATTTTTTTTCTTTGATGATATATTTTACTACCCCTTTGGAGCCTACCATCCAAACGTCCCCCGCCGGGGTTCGAGTGGTCCAGTCAATGTAGTCAAAATCCTGAGTAATAAATACTTTAGGCGCTACAACACGATGTTTCCCCGTCTTAAATTCGTACGCCAGAATACCGTCTCCTTCCCGGATATACCAAAGCTCATTGTGATTTACATAAAAAGGAGCCGTTCGACGTTTTATGCCTTTTTGGTTCTCAGCAATGACCAGTTTAAAATGGTCGGTGGCTCGCTCGTAACAATTGAGTCCTTCTTCCGTACCTAACCAAACGTTGCCCTTTCTGTCTTCAACAAGTCCGGCAATATTGACCCCATGAAGGGCATACGGATCGTTGATATTCGGTTTATAAACCCTGAAAGTGTGTCCATCGTAACGATTTACTCCGTCTTGGGTACCAAACCACATAAACCCCCGTGAGTCTTTCAGCATGTGATAGGGCGAGCCTTGCGACAATCCTTTTTCGACGCCTATGTGCTCTAAACGGTAGTCTTGCGCCCACCCGCTCAGGCTCGTCCCGATGACTGCTATGAGGAGAATAAATTTGTACAAGACCGTAGGAAGGTTAAGTCAACGTGTTCTGATAGAAAACCTTAGACGGGCAAGTTACAAAAAAAAATTATTTACTGAGAATGCGCTTTTCCACTCCTTCGTTGGTAATGACTACCGGTTTAATAAAACCGTTTTCATCAAAAAACAGTTGGTCCATACACGTCACCCGAGCATTGCCGTCGGTCTCGCCGAGCGGCCGGCGATGATAGACAATGTACCAGGCATCATCCGCTGCGTGATGAATCACTGAATGGTGCCCCGCGCCGGTAGCTACTTTCGGGTCCTGCTGAAGTATTTTTCCTACGCGTTTAAAAGGCCCGAACGGTGAGTCGGCCATGGCATACGCCACGCTGTAATTGGGGCCCGTCCAACCTCCTTCAGACCACATAAAATAGTATTTCCTGCCTTTTTTGAACATAAACGGGCCTTCTACATAGTTTTCGGGGGTAATTTCCTTAAATACAGCCCCACCCTTAAAAGGCGTAAAACCCGTAAAATCATTGTTCAATTTGGCAATGTTGCAATGCCGCCATCCGCCATAGATCAGGTAATAATCATTGCCGTCTTTAAACACAAATTGGTCGATAGGCTGTGCTCCGTTATGAAATTTATCAATGAGCGGTTTTTTCAGATAATCCGTAAACGGTCCCGCCGGATGGTTGGCGACCGCCACACCGATTCCCCCTTTTTCGTTATCATTTTGAATGTCGTTTGCACCAAAGAAAAGGTAGTATTTTCCTTTTTTTTCGACAATGGAAGGAGCCCACATGGCCCGTTTTGCCCATTTTACCCGGGCCGTATCAAGAATAGTCGAATGCTTCGTCCACCGGATCAGATCGGGCGAAGAAAACGCGTCAAAAAAGACCTGTTTATTGTAAGGGGCGGAAAAGGTAGGATAGATCCAGTATTCTTTTCCAAAAATAATTCCTTCCGGGTCGGCATACCAGCCTTTAAAGAGGGGATTGCCTGAGGTAACGGCCGCCGATGACTTCTGGGCCTGAAGTTGGCCTGCCATCAATAAAAGGGTTATGAACACCGATTTATGCATGATAGTGCTTGATTTTGAACAGGTTGATGTATTTTTCTACTTAAACAGCAGTTGTACAGCTTCGGCCGTAACGGTCAGTTGAGCCTCTCTTCCTACAATCATCGCGCGATTATCGGCGACGTGCCCTACGGGAAAATCAAAGCAAACGGGGTACCCATGTTCTGCGGCATATTCGGCAATGATCTCGTAGGCCGTTTTTCCGAATTTGATGGTCTCATTGTCTTTCATATCCGATACCTGTCCGACGATGAGGCCGGCCAACCGGTCCAGCTTGCGAGCTCGTTTGAGTTGCACCATCATACGATCGAGGTTGTAATAGGTTTCTTCCACATCTTCTATAAAGAGCAATTTGCCCCTCGTATCCAAAGCAGAGCGCGAGCCCAACAGGTGGGCCAAAAGACAGATATTTCCACCTGCCACCTGTCCCGAGGCTGTTCCGACTCTATTGAGAGGATGTGCTCCTATATTATACTGCAACGGTTCGCCCCAAAGCGCTTTCCGCAGGGTTTCGACGGCCTGCCCGCCACCTTCCTGACCAAACAGTTTGGGCATAGTGGCGTGCAGACTTTCCACACCCATGCAATGTAAATGGCAATGCAGGGCCGTAATATCGCTGAAACCTATCACCCATTTCGGTGCCTTTTTGAAGCGGCTGAAATTAAGTCGGTCAATAATCCTGGAACTGCCGTATCCGCCTCTTGCCGAAAAAACGGCTTTCATTTTTGGGTCATCCAGCATGTTTTGAAAATCGGCCCGGCGCTCATCGTCCGTACCTGAAAACTGATGGTAACTTGTGTGAAGAGTATCGCCTTCGACCACCTCCAGGTGCCAGTCTTCGCGCAGCACTCGCAAACCTTCGTACAACGCATCATACGAAACCTGACTTGCCAACGCCAATACACCTACACGGTCTCCGGCT
Above is a window of Runella slithyformis DSM 19594 DNA encoding:
- a CDS encoding glycoside hydrolase family 43 protein, which produces MAGQLQAQKSSAAVTSGNPLFKGWYADPEGIIFGKEYWIYPTFSAPYNKQVFFDAFSSPDLIRWTKHSTILDTARVKWAKRAMWAPSIVEKKGKYYLFFGANDIQNDNEKGGIGVAVANHPAGPFTDYLKKPLIDKFHNGAQPIDQFVFKDGNDYYLIYGGWRHCNIAKLNNDFTGFTPFKGGAVFKEITPENYVEGPFMFKKGRKYYFMWSEGGWTGPNYSVAYAMADSPFGPFKRVGKILQQDPKVATGAGHHSVIHHAADDAWYIVYHRRPLGETDGNARVTCMDQLFFDENGFIKPVVITNEGVEKRILSK
- a CDS encoding ligand-binding sensor domain-containing protein yields the protein MYKFILLIAVIGTSLSGWAQDYRLEHIGVEKGLSQGSPYHMLKDSRGFMWFGTQDGVNRYDGHTFRVYKPNINDPYALHGVNIAGLVEDRKGNVWLGTEEGLNCYERATDHFKLVIAENQKGIKRRTAPFYVNHNELWYIREGDGILAYEFKTGKHRVVAPKVFITQDFDYIDWTTRTPAGDVWMVGSKGVVKYIIKEKKYCYYFSDHPENKLGAPLNIICLYVDAKNIVWLGSLQGLIRLDPVCGEFQLVDKTPDNRNLGAVYSIAEGLDHRLWIGTQRNGFWNFNPVKKTLHPVSLPYVTPRSLDNYEITRIYIDNRGIIWANADPDGLLKIIPNASILRKMTDDPNLPLSKRLDNFSVRCMIQAPDGTIWIGTEGSLTVFDPQTRTITKRYLTESNSPTLPSVNFIKSFLRDKHNEMWLGTYGGLLQFEAKKETFQLYQFDKNPSRNNYVRNILELSDGRLFLGTPLGPRIFDPKTKAFTESPILKKRNVFSVYQAKDSTIWLSAYFGGLFGFRYADRKWKQVYSGMKQFNINVIREDTVTKRLWIGSEKGLVELDPANRHYHFYDNRHGIANSYVYGIVIDKHRNVWLSTNHGIAQFDQQTRQFRNFDLADGIQGYEYNGNAFTVTKEGEIFFGGVKGFNSFFPERMRKLTFKPSVHLYNFKVNESPYPMEKHINETDMISLPYDQNTISMEFAAIDYYSNGRNSYLYKLEGQDKKWVSSSDRNYVRYANLNPGKYLFKVYAANRDGVWSDSEKRIYIKILPPFWKTWWFYIFCTGMLGYVAFVAGQTRLSSLKQKEQERLKIALDAQEQERKQIAQDLHDEVGARLATLKLYASSLTKYLSDHPESREIKQKTLEIINDSIVDIRRMLRELSPRMLEQYGYAAAVEALAEKIRQSGEVSVELDASRLPERLPTEIETGLYRITQELMNNTLKHAEAKKITIRVHLDDEMIHFDYFDDGKGFTYSQAKLGLGIGNIESRVAVLQGHIVWTPMLGEGNAVFIQIPMYPKFPVFSLPNPQDVLDSLQKFLHK
- a CDS encoding S66 peptidase family protein; protein product: MTRPPFLRAGDRVGVLALASQVSYDALYEGLRVLREDWHLEVVEGDTLHTSYHQFSGTDDERRADFQNMLDDPKMKAVFSARGGYGSSRIIDRLNFSRFKKAPKWVIGFSDITALHCHLHCMGVESLHATMPKLFGQEGGGQAVETLRKALWGEPLQYNIGAHPLNRVGTASGQVAGGNICLLAHLLGSRSALDTRGKLLFIEDVEETYYNLDRMMVQLKRARKLDRLAGLIVGQVSDMKDNETIKFGKTAYEIIAEYAAEHGYPVCFDFPVGHVADNRAMIVGREAQLTVTAEAVQLLFK